One genomic window of Sphingobacterium oryzagri includes the following:
- a CDS encoding YqaE/Pmp3 family membrane protein, translating into MTLIAVLFPWLSFFLRGKILIGFLCLILQITLIGWLPAAIWAVADRVDGKNKARMRRLERSMYR; encoded by the coding sequence ATGACACTTATAGCCGTACTTTTCCCTTGGTTATCCTTTTTCCTACGCGGAAAGATCTTAATTGGATTTCTCTGCCTCATTTTACAGATTACACTTATCGGCTGGCTGCCGGCGGCGATATGGGCCGTGGCAGACCGTGTTGACGGCAAGAATAAAGCACGCATGCGCCGGTTGGAGCGCAGCATGTATCGCTAA
- a CDS encoding Dabb family protein: MERRNFLKSVAVAGASASVISSCASAASDAGSAGLEAGQIVHCVYFWLKEGITEAEEKDFLQFFEALKKVPGIHSFNMGKPAATTARDVVDNSFQYSLIVTFKSLEDITTYEKHPDHLAAAGKFSKYWTKVAVRDTQLL, encoded by the coding sequence ATGGAACGACGAAATTTCTTAAAATCAGTAGCCGTTGCTGGCGCTTCTGCATCGGTAATCAGCTCTTGTGCATCGGCCGCATCCGATGCTGGCAGTGCAGGCCTGGAGGCTGGGCAAATTGTTCATTGCGTTTATTTCTGGTTAAAAGAGGGAATTACCGAAGCCGAGGAGAAAGACTTTCTTCAATTTTTTGAAGCATTGAAAAAGGTGCCGGGTATTCACTCTTTCAACATGGGCAAGCCGGCTGCTACCACAGCGCGCGATGTAGTCGATAACTCTTTCCAATATAGTTTGATCGTTACGTTCAAAAGCCTGGAAGATATCACAACCTACGAGAAGCATCCCGATCATTTAGCTGCGGCAGGAAAATTCAGTAAATACTGGACGAAGGTTGCTGTACGGGATACGCAACTTCTTTAA
- a CDS encoding biotin-dependent carboxyltransferase family protein, translated as MGFSVLKAGMQTTIQDLGRFGFQRFGMVVGGAMDGLAWRLGNMILHNNENAAALECTTIGPSLHFEQTQLIAITGADLSARLDGVPIACWKPILVTAGSVLSFGKPVSGCRAYICFQNGLDIPQVMHSQSTYLKAKIGGWQGRALQKGDRIDFCKPYGNAALQINWRLSPQLYTDLSRTNIRVIKGPQFEDFSKESVEQFFSESFDITAMSDRMGYRLASAPLRLAHSTELLSSAVTFGTVQVPPEGQAIVLMADRPTTGGYPILAQVASVDLSLLSQKQAGDALRFELISLAEAQRLLRTQERQLLQVKRSIAFKYER; from the coding sequence ATGGGTTTTAGTGTACTAAAAGCAGGCATGCAGACCACCATTCAGGATCTCGGGCGCTTTGGTTTTCAGCGGTTTGGTATGGTGGTTGGCGGCGCGATGGATGGGCTAGCCTGGCGACTGGGCAATATGATATTGCATAATAACGAAAATGCGGCCGCTTTGGAGTGTACAACGATAGGACCGAGTTTGCATTTTGAGCAAACGCAGCTTATCGCCATCACTGGAGCTGATCTTTCTGCTCGTCTCGATGGTGTCCCGATAGCCTGTTGGAAACCCATTTTGGTCACCGCCGGATCGGTTCTTTCTTTTGGAAAGCCGGTATCGGGCTGCCGAGCTTATATCTGTTTTCAAAACGGGTTAGATATCCCGCAAGTAATGCATAGCCAATCGACTTACTTAAAAGCAAAAATTGGCGGTTGGCAGGGGCGTGCTTTACAAAAAGGTGATCGTATCGACTTTTGCAAACCGTATGGTAACGCAGCGCTGCAAATTAACTGGCGGCTGTCGCCGCAGCTATATACCGATCTATCGCGCACCAACATTCGGGTAATCAAAGGTCCGCAGTTCGAAGACTTCTCGAAGGAGAGCGTCGAGCAGTTCTTTAGCGAATCGTTTGATATTACAGCGATGTCTGATCGCATGGGCTATCGATTAGCGTCGGCGCCGTTACGCTTAGCGCATTCGACAGAACTTTTGTCGTCTGCGGTTACTTTTGGCACGGTTCAGGTTCCGCCGGAAGGTCAAGCTATTGTGTTGATGGCTGACCGTCCGACAACTGGTGGTTATCCAATATTAGCGCAGGTGGCAAGCGTCGATCTTTCTTTGCTTTCGCAAAAGCAAGCGGGCGATGCGCTGCGTTTTGAACTCATTAGTCTCGCGGAGGCGCAGCGACTTCTAAGAACTCAAGAAAGACAACTGCTACAAGTTAAACGATCCATAGCCTTTAAATATGAAAGATAA
- a CDS encoding NRAMP family divalent metal transporter: MKNKTTSALIGAALLMATSAVGPGFLTQTTVFTKSLGASFGFVILISILIDIGVQLNIWRIIAVSKKRAQDIANSVFPGLGAFISLLIIIGGLAFNIGNVGGAGLGLEALFGIEVKIGAILSSLLAIGVFANRQAGKAMDIFAQIMGFIMIIAIIYISMVSNPPVAEAALRTVAPLKIDFMAIITLVGGTVGGYITFAGGHRLIDAGISGKEALPQVSSSAVMGISAASLVRVFLFLASLGVISQGLFIDDGNPTSSVFKLSAGNFGYRLFGLVMFAASVTSVIGSAYTSVSFIKSFSPTIAKNENWIIMAFIVVSTIFFVAVGQPVNLLIIAGALNGFILPISLSVMLIAAYKPSIVGTYQQPLLLTMVGLVIVLLMTFMSIKVFANMF; this comes from the coding sequence ATGAAAAATAAAACTACTTCTGCATTAATCGGGGCAGCATTGCTGATGGCTACTTCGGCGGTTGGCCCGGGCTTTTTGACGCAGACCACTGTGTTCACCAAGTCACTGGGTGCAAGTTTCGGATTCGTCATCTTGATTTCTATTCTTATAGACATCGGTGTGCAACTTAACATATGGCGAATCATTGCGGTGTCCAAAAAAAGAGCACAAGATATCGCTAACAGTGTATTTCCAGGCTTAGGCGCTTTTATTTCCTTGTTGATAATAATCGGTGGCCTCGCTTTCAACATCGGTAATGTGGGCGGGGCAGGACTGGGACTGGAAGCCTTGTTTGGTATCGAGGTAAAAATAGGTGCGATTCTTTCTTCTTTGCTCGCTATCGGTGTTTTCGCTAATCGGCAGGCCGGAAAAGCGATGGACATCTTTGCGCAAATTATGGGTTTTATCATGATTATCGCCATTATCTACATCAGTATGGTTTCCAATCCGCCAGTCGCCGAAGCGGCGCTACGAACGGTCGCACCGCTGAAGATTGATTTTATGGCCATTATTACGCTGGTGGGCGGTACGGTAGGCGGATATATTACTTTTGCTGGTGGGCATCGACTTATCGATGCGGGAATCAGCGGCAAAGAAGCGTTGCCGCAGGTAAGCAGCAGTGCTGTCATGGGAATATCGGCGGCGTCTTTGGTTCGTGTTTTTCTTTTTCTAGCGTCTTTAGGTGTGATTAGCCAAGGTTTGTTTATTGATGATGGAAATCCTACATCCTCTGTTTTTAAACTGTCGGCTGGTAATTTCGGTTATCGCTTGTTCGGTTTGGTTATGTTTGCGGCATCCGTAACTTCGGTGATCGGATCGGCTTACACCTCGGTATCCTTTATCAAATCATTCAGCCCAACCATTGCAAAAAATGAAAACTGGATCATCATGGCCTTTATCGTTGTGTCCACCATTTTTTTTGTTGCAGTAGGGCAGCCCGTTAATTTACTTATTATCGCAGGAGCATTAAACGGGTTCATCTTACCCATTTCACTGAGCGTTATGCTAATTGCGGCTTACAAGCCGTCAATAGTGGGTACGTATCAACAGCCGCTTTTGCTTACTATGGTTGGCTTGGTCATCGTGTTGCTTATGACTTTTATGAGCATTAAGGTGTTTGCCAACATGTTTTAG
- a CDS encoding DUF3857 domain-containing protein, translated as MKYIVLSFLAFLSFYSRAQSSYAVQSIPQELKSRAAVTVRHESIYVEMRSENDVTQKVKKAITVHNKSGDYYAYIPLYYDKSSVIKSVKGIIYDEFGLPIKKINLKDFVDISAADGFSMFVDSRLKLYQYDAIHYPYTIAFEYEIQHKQSLMIPTWNPNFSAQVSVEQSDYTFAAAPGLKIRTHTQNFAGEPVLSNTDKLQLQKWEVKNVPAVKEENFTRSFREQAIKVDILPQRISYYGRAGSFDNWEEFGKWYYDFLLKGKQNLDEGVRAKVASLTKDCETDKEKAKVLYKYLQDKTRYVSIQIGIGGLEPFPASDVEKYGYGDCKALVNYMQNLLTFADIPSYYCIVEAGSEKESLRLDYANARDGNHIILCIPFENDTTWLECTSQEKPFGFLGDFTDDRLVLACTQEGGKVLRTPAYDEKQNKQVRFAKLKLTNLSGLEGTLETNFFGTQYDNHMSIFRSNNTDKPKLLAKAYDINNISFSDITYQKVDDGTPYVHENIAIQIANIATKTSNKIMLPSNLFNSYINIQRNENRQQNIYINRGFTDQDSVEIALPENINKRMLPMKKEFSCEMGSYSFTARIEDDKLISNRILTIKQGSYDPKLYGTFQEFLKLVSQTDKGRFSLEIMP; from the coding sequence ATGAAATATATCGTGTTAAGCTTTTTAGCTTTTCTATCGTTTTACAGCCGTGCCCAGAGCAGCTATGCGGTGCAGTCGATACCGCAAGAACTGAAAAGCAGGGCGGCGGTTACCGTTCGTCATGAATCCATTTACGTAGAAATGCGTTCGGAAAATGACGTCACACAGAAAGTAAAAAAAGCGATTACTGTGCACAACAAAAGTGGTGACTACTACGCCTACATTCCGCTTTATTATGACAAAAGTTCGGTCATCAAAAGCGTTAAAGGGATCATCTACGACGAATTTGGTCTGCCCATCAAAAAAATCAATTTAAAAGATTTTGTTGATATCAGTGCTGCTGATGGATTTTCCATGTTTGTAGACAGTCGCTTAAAATTGTATCAGTACGATGCCATCCACTACCCGTATACCATAGCTTTCGAATATGAAATTCAGCATAAGCAAAGTCTAATGATCCCCACGTGGAACCCCAATTTTAGCGCGCAGGTATCCGTGGAGCAAAGCGATTACACGTTTGCTGCTGCGCCCGGTTTAAAAATACGCACGCATACACAAAATTTTGCGGGAGAACCTGTCCTTTCCAATACCGATAAATTGCAGCTCCAGAAATGGGAAGTAAAAAACGTCCCGGCAGTGAAAGAAGAAAACTTTACGCGCAGCTTTCGCGAGCAAGCGATCAAAGTTGATATATTACCGCAACGTATTTCTTATTATGGCCGCGCCGGATCGTTTGACAATTGGGAAGAATTTGGCAAGTGGTATTACGACTTCCTTCTGAAAGGAAAACAAAACCTGGATGAAGGCGTTCGCGCAAAAGTAGCCAGCCTCACGAAAGACTGCGAAACCGATAAAGAGAAAGCGAAAGTGCTGTACAAATATTTGCAGGATAAAACACGCTACGTAAGTATACAGATCGGAATTGGCGGCCTAGAACCGTTTCCTGCAAGCGACGTAGAGAAATATGGATATGGCGATTGTAAAGCCTTAGTAAATTACATGCAAAACCTGCTAACCTTTGCAGATATTCCATCCTACTATTGCATTGTAGAAGCAGGCAGCGAGAAAGAAAGTTTGCGACTCGATTATGCAAATGCGCGAGATGGCAACCACATTATATTGTGCATTCCATTCGAAAACGACACCACCTGGTTAGAGTGCACCAGCCAGGAAAAGCCTTTTGGCTTTTTGGGCGACTTCACCGACGATCGTCTGGTGCTTGCCTGTACGCAGGAAGGAGGTAAAGTACTTCGAACGCCTGCTTACGACGAGAAACAAAACAAGCAGGTTCGCTTTGCCAAACTGAAACTTACTAATTTATCCGGATTGGAAGGCACGCTGGAAACCAATTTTTTTGGCACACAGTACGACAACCACATGTCCATCTTCCGGTCAAATAATACAGATAAACCAAAGTTATTGGCCAAAGCTTATGATATCAACAACATCAGCTTTAGCGACATTACTTATCAGAAAGTGGATGATGGCACGCCATACGTACATGAAAACATCGCGATCCAAATTGCCAATATTGCTACCAAAACAAGCAACAAAATCATGCTGCCGTCAAACTTATTTAACAGTTATATCAATATCCAGCGGAATGAAAACAGGCAGCAAAATATCTATATAAACCGGGGATTCACCGATCAAGATAGCGTAGAAATCGCGCTTCCAGAAAATATCAACAAGCGGATGTTGCCGATGAAAAAGGAATTTAGCTGTGAGATGGGAAGTTATTCGTTTACTGCGCGTATCGAGGATGATAAGCTGATCAGCAATCGCATCTTAACAATTAAACAAGGCAGTTACGACCCGAAGCTATATGGAACGTTTCAAGAGTTTTTAAAATTGGTTAGCCAAACCGACAAAGGAAGATTCTCTTTGGAAATCATGCCCTAA
- a CDS encoding valine--tRNA ligase, whose amino-acid sequence MSIAKTYNPKEAEEKWYAYWMENGFFRSTPDEREPYTIVMPPPNVTGVLHMGHMLNNTIQDVLIRRARMQGKNACWVAGTDHASIATEAKVVAMLKEQGIDKKSLTREDFLTHAWEWKEKYGGIILKQLEKLGASCDWERTKFTMDPDLSESVVDTFIKFYNAGYIYRGVRMVNWDPQGKTALSDEEVIRKEVNQKLYYIRYQVKDSDAYIIIATTRPETIMADSAICINPNDERYRHLKGKTVLVPLVNREIPVIEDEYVEMEFGTGCLKVTPAHDLNDYELGQKHNLEVIDILNDDGTLNEKAQILVGEDRFIARKKIAKMLEEVAQIEKIEDYKSQVGFSERTDAAIEPKLSMQWFCKMDKLAKPALEYVEDGTIKLIPEKFFASYKHWMENVKDWCISRQLWWGQRIPAWYNERNEWVVAKTEAEAIALFDEQGKTTVGIRQEDDVLDTWFSSGLWPMSVFDGVRHPENPEFNYYYPTNDLVTAPEILFFWVARMIIMGHDYTQKPPFRNVYLTGIVRDKLGRKMSKSLGNSPDPIALMEQYGTDGVRVGMLLSSPAGNDLMFDVSYCEQGRNFANKIWNAFRLVKGWETVETPATDAQKTAAKWFDSRFNQALVEIEGHFADYRLSDALMATYKLIWDDFCAWYLELVKPAYQAPIERETLDTVIGFFEKILALAHPFMPFLTEELWHDELFGAREAADCVIVAAYPTVAAFDETLIKEFDVVQQVISEVRSIRNNKGISPKVALPLAINATTIDFSKYQDSIIKLANIAEFSFVKEKVQGAVSFLAGKDECYVALENNIDVDAEKERIAKEIVYLEGFLITVDKKLSNERFVQNAKPEIIQNERNKKADAEAKIAILQESLASLG is encoded by the coding sequence ATGAGTATAGCAAAGACATACAATCCGAAAGAAGCAGAAGAAAAATGGTATGCGTATTGGATGGAAAACGGTTTTTTCCGTTCTACACCAGACGAACGCGAGCCGTATACAATCGTGATGCCGCCGCCCAATGTTACGGGCGTGCTTCACATGGGTCACATGCTGAATAATACCATCCAGGATGTGTTGATTCGCCGCGCACGTATGCAGGGCAAAAACGCCTGCTGGGTAGCGGGAACAGACCATGCCTCGATCGCCACGGAAGCCAAAGTAGTCGCTATGCTTAAAGAACAAGGTATCGACAAAAAATCGCTTACGCGTGAAGATTTCCTGACACATGCATGGGAATGGAAAGAGAAATACGGTGGTATCATCTTAAAACAGTTGGAGAAACTTGGCGCTTCTTGCGACTGGGAACGTACGAAATTCACCATGGATCCGGATCTCTCCGAATCGGTTGTCGATACCTTTATCAAATTTTACAACGCGGGTTATATCTACCGGGGCGTACGTATGGTGAACTGGGATCCACAAGGTAAAACAGCGCTCTCTGATGAAGAGGTCATCCGTAAAGAGGTAAACCAAAAACTTTATTACATCCGCTATCAGGTTAAAGATAGCGATGCTTATATCATCATCGCAACCACGCGCCCGGAAACCATCATGGCCGATTCGGCCATCTGCATTAATCCAAATGATGAACGTTACCGTCATTTGAAAGGGAAAACCGTGCTTGTACCGCTCGTCAATAGAGAAATACCGGTAATCGAGGATGAATATGTCGAGATGGAGTTTGGTACCGGCTGTTTGAAAGTAACGCCTGCGCATGACTTAAACGACTACGAACTCGGCCAGAAACACAACCTGGAAGTGATTGATATCTTAAACGATGACGGTACACTCAACGAAAAGGCGCAGATCTTAGTCGGTGAAGACCGCTTCATTGCGCGTAAAAAGATTGCCAAGATGTTGGAGGAAGTTGCGCAAATTGAAAAGATTGAAGACTACAAATCGCAGGTCGGATTTTCGGAACGTACTGATGCTGCCATTGAGCCTAAACTCTCTATGCAATGGTTTTGCAAAATGGATAAATTGGCAAAGCCTGCGCTTGAATATGTCGAAGATGGGACGATTAAGCTTATTCCGGAGAAATTCTTTGCTTCCTACAAACACTGGATGGAAAACGTTAAAGATTGGTGTATTTCCAGACAATTATGGTGGGGACAGCGTATTCCGGCTTGGTATAACGAGCGAAACGAATGGGTAGTTGCCAAAACAGAAGCGGAAGCCATTGCTTTATTCGACGAACAAGGAAAAACAACCGTTGGTATTCGTCAGGAAGACGATGTATTGGATACCTGGTTTTCATCGGGCTTGTGGCCTATGTCGGTCTTCGATGGTGTACGTCATCCGGAGAATCCAGAATTTAACTATTATTATCCGACCAATGATTTAGTGACGGCGCCTGAAATTTTGTTTTTCTGGGTAGCGCGTATGATCATCATGGGGCATGACTATACACAGAAACCGCCTTTCCGAAATGTGTACCTTACCGGGATCGTGCGCGATAAATTGGGTCGCAAAATGTCTAAAAGTTTAGGCAACTCGCCAGATCCGATTGCGCTGATGGAACAATACGGAACAGATGGTGTACGTGTCGGTATGTTGCTTTCTTCGCCCGCAGGAAATGACCTGATGTTTGACGTGTCGTATTGCGAACAAGGACGTAATTTTGCGAACAAAATTTGGAACGCATTCCGGCTTGTAAAAGGCTGGGAAACCGTTGAAACGCCAGCAACGGATGCGCAAAAAACAGCAGCAAAATGGTTTGATAGCCGTTTTAATCAAGCTTTGGTAGAAATCGAAGGTCACTTTGCAGACTACCGCCTGTCGGATGCGTTGATGGCCACCTACAAACTAATCTGGGACGATTTCTGTGCCTGGTATCTCGAGTTGGTGAAACCAGCTTACCAAGCGCCGATAGAACGTGAAACGCTGGACACTGTTATCGGCTTTTTTGAAAAAATACTTGCTTTAGCACATCCTTTTATGCCGTTTCTTACCGAAGAGTTGTGGCATGATGAGCTTTTTGGTGCACGTGAAGCTGCAGACTGCGTGATCGTAGCTGCCTACCCTACCGTAGCAGCATTTGACGAGACATTGATCAAAGAATTTGACGTGGTACAACAGGTGATTTCGGAAGTACGTAGCATTCGTAATAATAAAGGGATTTCACCGAAAGTGGCACTGCCGCTAGCCATTAACGCGACTACGATTGACTTCAGCAAATATCAGGACAGCATCATTAAATTGGCCAACATCGCGGAGTTTAGCTTTGTAAAAGAAAAAGTACAAGGTGCTGTGAGCTTCTTGGCGGGCAAAGATGAGTGCTACGTAGCGCTGGAAAACAACATTGATGTGGATGCTGAAAAAGAAAGAATCGCCAAAGAAATTGTCTACCTGGAAGGCTTCCTGATCACCGTAGATAAAAAGCTTAGTAACGAGCGGTTTGTTCAAAATGCAAAACCAGAGATTATCCAAAACGAGCGCAATAAGAAGGCAGATGCCGAAGCTAAGATTGCGATCTTACAAGAAAGTTTGGCCAGCCTTGGCTAA
- a CDS encoding LamB/YcsF family protein has protein sequence MKDKLKVDLNCDLGESFGPWKMGDDAAILPYISSVNIACGFHAGDPSTMLNTIELAQKYDVHIGAHPGFYDREGFGRREIKMSPSEVYALVIYQVGALQACATAKGAVLHHVKPHGALYNMAAKEASLAAAIVQAVVDVDPSLILYGLSGSALVAESEKKGLRVYHEVFADRTYQPDGSLTPRTASDAVIKNSDQAIEQVLHMLLEGKVTSVTGTAVTMQADTICLHGDNPAAVTFAATIAQALNDHDIRIR, from the coding sequence ATGAAAGATAAATTGAAAGTAGATCTGAATTGCGATTTAGGCGAAAGTTTTGGTCCCTGGAAGATGGGGGACGATGCCGCCATTTTACCGTATATTTCTTCGGTAAATATTGCTTGCGGATTTCATGCTGGTGATCCATCGACGATGTTGAACACGATCGAACTGGCGCAAAAGTATGATGTACACATCGGCGCACATCCGGGATTTTATGATCGTGAAGGTTTTGGACGACGGGAGATTAAGATGTCGCCAAGCGAAGTGTATGCGCTGGTAATTTACCAAGTAGGCGCGTTGCAAGCTTGTGCAACGGCAAAAGGTGCGGTGCTACACCACGTCAAGCCGCACGGGGCCTTGTATAATATGGCGGCAAAAGAGGCAAGTCTTGCTGCGGCCATCGTGCAGGCTGTTGTTGATGTCGATCCCTCGTTAATACTTTACGGCTTATCAGGCAGCGCACTGGTCGCGGAAAGCGAAAAAAAAGGCTTGCGCGTTTATCATGAAGTATTCGCCGATCGTACTTATCAGCCAGACGGAAGCTTAACGCCACGCACAGCTAGCGATGCCGTCATTAAAAACAGCGATCAAGCCATCGAGCAAGTTCTTCATATGTTGCTGGAAGGAAAAGTAACATCGGTAACAGGTACTGCTGTAACCATGCAAGCAGATACAATCTGCCTACATGGCGATAATCCAGCTGCAGTGACTTTTGCAGCAACAATAGCACAAGCATTAAACGATCATGATATACGAATTCGATGA
- the pxpB gene encoding 5-oxoprolinase subunit PxpB, with protein MSLLESITHYPLGDSALVLVFGQTIAESTNLVIKRVCTSFDSLVHPAILEYVPAYTTVTVYYDPLLLTYDNLFALIGERLTTLTTDESHDVVDKRIPVWYNGPDLNDVAEHTGLDHDTIVKMHVAPVYRVYMIGFVPGFPYLGGMDKRLATPRKKTPRLRIDAGSVGIAGEQTGVYPMETPGGWQIIGQTPLNLFDMAREQPSFLALGDRLRFEAIDEETFFKLKEQSYGF; from the coding sequence ATGTCCTTATTGGAATCAATTACCCATTACCCTTTGGGCGACAGTGCTTTAGTCCTTGTTTTTGGACAAACCATCGCCGAAAGCACCAATCTTGTCATCAAGCGGGTCTGCACTTCATTCGACAGCCTTGTGCATCCGGCTATTTTAGAATATGTGCCCGCTTATACGACGGTTACGGTATATTATGATCCACTTCTTTTGACCTATGACAACCTTTTTGCGCTAATCGGCGAGCGGTTAACAACGTTGACGACTGACGAAAGTCACGACGTCGTAGATAAGCGGATTCCGGTATGGTACAATGGACCTGATCTGAATGACGTTGCCGAACATACCGGACTTGATCACGATACGATCGTAAAGATGCATGTTGCGCCCGTGTATCGCGTTTATATGATTGGTTTCGTTCCTGGTTTTCCTTATTTGGGCGGTATGGATAAACGCTTAGCTACGCCGCGAAAGAAAACACCTCGCCTTCGTATTGACGCGGGTTCGGTTGGCATTGCAGGCGAGCAGACTGGCGTTTATCCGATGGAAACGCCGGGCGGCTGGCAAATTATTGGACAGACGCCATTAAATTTGTTCGATATGGCACGCGAGCAGCCTTCGTTTCTGGCTTTGGGTGACCGCTTGCGCTTTGAAGCGATAGACGAAGAAACTTTTTTTAAACTCAAGGAACAGTCGTATGGGTTTTAG